In Arthrobacter sp. StoSoilB5, one genomic interval encodes:
- a CDS encoding thiamine-binding protein, producing MLLAFSVAPSGQPASAINGGPTPDASVHDAVAAAVKIVRESGLPNQTDSMFTTIEGEWDEVFDVVKRATEAVGRYGSRVSLVIKADIRPGYSGELTGKVERLEEAISTAE from the coding sequence ATGTTGCTTGCATTCTCAGTCGCCCCTTCAGGCCAGCCCGCATCCGCCATCAACGGCGGACCCACCCCCGATGCCTCCGTGCATGATGCCGTGGCCGCCGCGGTCAAGATCGTCCGCGAGTCCGGCCTGCCGAACCAAACGGACTCCATGTTCACCACGATTGAAGGCGAATGGGACGAGGTTTTTGACGTCGTTAAGCGGGCTACGGAGGCCGTGGGCCGCTACGGCAGTCGCGTGTCTTTGGTGATCAAAGCGGACATCCGGCCCGGGTACAGCGGCGAACTGACCGGCAAGGTAGAGCGCCTGGAAGAAGCCATCTCCACCGCGGAATAG
- a CDS encoding fused MFS/spermidine synthase, which yields MPRGTRPDGPAAGVYYIDTGDCELIPDPDNNNGWLLKINGVLSSHIDLTDPLFLDFEYMRWIAALVESRWPREARPKLRALHLGGGACSMARYFNAAYPDARQVVVELDGKLADYVRGWFELPKAPLLRIRVGEARAVTESLTPGTRDLIIRDVFAGAFTPRALTTREFNAHADAVLAPDGLYVVNSGDAPDLKNARADAATIADTFEHTMIIADPAMLKGRRYGNMIMAGSHVPFGDDPTLARKLLGGAVPAHIWNDAQVRAFAAGTPVRHDPPAASPLMD from the coding sequence GTGCCTCGCGGCACCCGGCCTGACGGTCCGGCAGCAGGCGTCTATTACATCGACACCGGCGACTGCGAACTGATTCCCGATCCTGACAACAACAACGGCTGGCTCCTGAAGATCAATGGCGTGCTGAGTTCGCACATTGACCTCACCGATCCACTGTTCCTCGACTTCGAATACATGCGCTGGATTGCTGCGCTGGTGGAATCGAGGTGGCCGCGGGAGGCCAGACCAAAACTCCGTGCCCTGCATCTGGGCGGAGGAGCCTGTTCCATGGCGCGATACTTCAACGCGGCGTACCCGGATGCGCGGCAAGTGGTGGTGGAGCTCGATGGGAAGCTCGCCGACTACGTCCGTGGCTGGTTCGAACTGCCCAAGGCGCCGCTGCTGCGGATCCGCGTGGGAGAAGCGCGGGCAGTGACTGAGTCTCTGACCCCTGGTACGCGGGACCTCATCATCAGAGACGTCTTTGCGGGAGCCTTCACGCCGCGCGCCCTCACCACCCGTGAGTTCAATGCCCACGCCGACGCCGTTCTCGCACCCGATGGCTTGTACGTGGTCAACTCGGGCGACGCCCCGGACCTGAAGAACGCACGCGCTGACGCTGCCACCATCGCGGACACCTTCGAGCACACCATGATCATCGCGGACCCCGCCATGCTCAAGGGCCGCCGTTACGGAAACATGATCATGGCCGGCAGCCACGTGCCGTTCGGCGACGATCCAACCCTGGCCCGCAAGCTCTTGGGCGGGGCCGTTCCTGCACATATCTGGAACGACGCCCAGGTCCGGGCCTTCGCCGCCGGGACACCGGTTCGGCACGATCCGCCGGCGGCTTCGCCGCTAATGGATTGA
- a CDS encoding O-methyltransferase: protein MIEHVAKPGWVDVEHYLTDVVVRPDPAHKRALTSAVEADMPQIEVAPNAGKLLRMLVQLSGARRVLEIGTLAGFSSIWMAQGLPDDGRLVTCEFLQKHADVARTNVDAAGVGHKVDIRVGPALDTLPTLVGEESFDFVFIDADKENDANYLDWAIRLGHSGTVIVIDNVIWDGSILEPARDEVNAPGIVKALEMLGQDPRLDATAIQTVGSKGWDGFAVARVR from the coding sequence ATGATTGAACATGTGGCCAAGCCAGGGTGGGTTGACGTCGAGCATTACCTGACTGACGTCGTCGTACGTCCTGATCCTGCCCATAAGCGCGCCCTGACATCAGCAGTCGAGGCGGACATGCCGCAGATCGAAGTCGCGCCGAATGCTGGGAAGTTGCTCAGGATGCTTGTGCAGCTGTCCGGCGCAAGGCGCGTTCTGGAGATTGGCACTTTGGCCGGGTTCAGCAGCATTTGGATGGCGCAGGGACTTCCCGACGACGGCAGGCTGGTGACGTGCGAGTTCCTCCAGAAGCACGCTGACGTCGCCCGGACGAATGTGGACGCGGCAGGAGTCGGACACAAAGTGGACATCAGGGTAGGCCCTGCTTTGGACACTCTTCCCACACTGGTAGGCGAGGAATCGTTCGATTTTGTGTTCATCGACGCGGACAAGGAAAACGACGCCAACTACCTTGACTGGGCGATCCGTCTTGGCCACTCAGGCACGGTGATCGTGATCGACAACGTCATTTGGGACGGCTCCATCCTGGAGCCTGCGCGGGACGAGGTTAACGCGCCGGGAATCGTCAAGGCCTTGGAAATGCTGGGCCAGGATCCGCGCCTTGATGCCACCGCAATCCAGACTGTGGGCAGCAAGGGCTGGGACGGTTTCGCTGTCGCCAGAGTGCGGTAG
- a CDS encoding glycerophosphodiester phosphodiesterase family protein → MTSDDFAPRRPKVYAHRGASAAFAEHTRAAYLKAIADGADGVECDVHLTRDQHVVLLHDSNLDRTSTGTGPVSEKTLEELRALDFASWKGARIPDAYGGIADQFLTLPELLDILRGAGREIGLAIELKHPSPYQLNLEDRVLDVLLSEGWTPGESRLENIQVSFMSFDSDSIQHLLKKVPAQHICQLVDNFSVQELRQELGLGPITAGAVANVMKATQLEAERILDHGEVGIAGPGIDYVREHARNVQRWLESGRVFRVWTVDSEKDVALCQGLGIHEITTNRPAQVLAQLQVPSR, encoded by the coding sequence ATGACTAGCGACGATTTCGCCCCTCGCCGGCCCAAGGTCTACGCACACCGCGGTGCCAGCGCTGCGTTCGCAGAGCACACTCGTGCGGCATACCTCAAGGCGATAGCGGACGGTGCCGACGGTGTTGAGTGCGACGTCCACTTGACGCGGGACCAGCACGTCGTCTTGCTGCACGACTCCAATCTGGACCGTACCTCCACGGGCACCGGACCGGTCTCGGAGAAAACCCTCGAGGAACTCCGGGCCCTGGACTTCGCTTCCTGGAAGGGGGCCCGGATACCCGATGCGTACGGCGGGATCGCTGATCAATTCCTTACCTTGCCGGAACTGCTGGACATCCTGCGTGGCGCCGGGCGCGAGATTGGTTTGGCGATCGAGCTCAAGCACCCCAGCCCCTACCAGCTCAACCTTGAGGACCGGGTCCTGGACGTGCTGCTCAGTGAAGGTTGGACCCCGGGGGAGTCCCGGCTGGAGAACATTCAAGTCTCCTTCATGAGCTTCGATTCCGACTCGATCCAGCACCTTCTGAAGAAGGTCCCAGCCCAGCACATTTGCCAGTTGGTGGACAACTTCTCGGTCCAGGAGCTCCGGCAAGAGCTTGGCCTGGGGCCGATCACGGCAGGTGCGGTGGCCAACGTCATGAAGGCAACCCAGTTGGAGGCCGAACGCATCCTGGATCACGGTGAGGTAGGAATTGCCGGACCGGGAATCGACTATGTGAGGGAACACGCACGCAACGTCCAACGCTGGCTGGAATCCGGGAGGGTATTCAGGGTCTGGACCGTGGACTCGGAGAAGGACGTGGCACTGTGCCAAGGCCTGGGCATCCATGAGATCACCACGAACAGACCCGCCCAGGTCTTGGCCCAGCTCCAGGTCCCCAGCAGGTAG
- a CDS encoding AzlD domain-containing protein, translated as MNLWLWILIACALAYLTKLVGYFVPAKLLQSPRIIHIAGTMTIGLLASLTVVNALASGQGLVLDARIGALAAAAVALWLRAPFLVVVISGAAAAALLRLLGWG; from the coding sequence ATGAACCTTTGGCTCTGGATCCTCATCGCCTGCGCGCTTGCCTACCTCACCAAGCTGGTGGGCTATTTTGTCCCGGCCAAGCTGCTGCAGAGCCCGAGGATCATCCATATCGCAGGCACCATGACCATTGGGCTGCTGGCGTCCCTGACAGTAGTTAACGCTCTCGCGTCAGGACAGGGGCTCGTGTTGGACGCACGGATTGGTGCGTTGGCGGCAGCCGCGGTCGCTCTTTGGCTTCGCGCGCCGTTCCTGGTGGTGGTTATCTCGGGTGCTGCCGCAGCAGCACTGTTGAGGCTGCTCGGCTGGGGCTAG
- a CDS encoding Fic family protein has product MGSVPAWPSISYELHPWAADAEPGTSRRQRLLARGPYEAAIPAEIAGIDPHVDSRTQSLVEAATVEMVRFDAELGQDSAPFAALLLRSESASSSQIENLTAGAREIVLAQLGDRSSPNAALIASNVDAMEAAIALSEELSVQNIGDMHHTLLASSDQVIAGEYRASQVWIRGNSPHSAEFVPPHHGRVMAAMEDLVEFMRRDDIPALTQAALAHAQFETIHPFADGNGRTGRAIVSALLRAKGVTEKVTIPVSSGLLTNTRLYFDALGDYRQGNILPIIERFAESSMLAVENGRLLAEDIRAAQKEFLAKIGSAQESVLKVLELLPREPAITAEMAADYAKVSQATAYRAVQRLEAAGVLTPAGKVRGISVWLARDIIDALDDFAARAGRRVRH; this is encoded by the coding sequence ATGGGCAGTGTGCCTGCATGGCCGTCAATCAGCTACGAACTGCATCCTTGGGCCGCGGATGCAGAACCGGGAACGTCCAGGCGTCAACGGCTCCTGGCCCGCGGCCCCTACGAAGCTGCCATCCCGGCAGAAATTGCCGGCATCGATCCTCACGTTGATTCCCGGACCCAGTCGCTTGTTGAGGCAGCCACTGTGGAAATGGTCCGGTTCGACGCCGAGCTGGGACAGGACTCTGCGCCGTTCGCAGCATTGCTGCTCCGAAGCGAGTCGGCATCGAGTTCCCAGATCGAGAACCTTACAGCCGGTGCGCGGGAGATTGTGCTGGCGCAATTAGGCGATCGCTCGAGTCCTAACGCTGCACTGATTGCGTCCAATGTGGATGCCATGGAGGCTGCAATTGCCTTGTCTGAAGAGCTCAGCGTCCAGAATATCGGCGACATGCATCACACCCTCCTGGCGTCCTCCGACCAAGTCATAGCCGGGGAATACCGGGCCAGCCAGGTCTGGATCCGGGGCAACTCACCTCACTCAGCGGAGTTCGTGCCGCCCCATCACGGCCGTGTTATGGCAGCGATGGAAGACCTGGTGGAGTTCATGCGCAGAGATGACATCCCCGCCCTGACGCAAGCCGCCTTGGCACATGCACAGTTCGAAACCATCCACCCTTTTGCGGACGGCAACGGCCGCACGGGTAGGGCGATCGTCAGCGCCTTGCTCCGCGCTAAAGGGGTAACGGAAAAGGTAACCATCCCTGTTTCTTCCGGGCTGCTGACCAATACCCGGCTCTACTTCGACGCTTTGGGTGACTACCGTCAGGGAAACATCCTGCCCATCATTGAGCGTTTTGCCGAGTCTTCCATGCTCGCGGTGGAAAACGGCCGATTGCTGGCGGAGGACATCCGGGCTGCCCAAAAGGAGTTCCTCGCAAAGATCGGATCAGCTCAGGAATCGGTGCTTAAAGTCCTTGAGCTCTTGCCTCGCGAGCCTGCAATCACCGCTGAGATGGCAGCCGATTACGCCAAGGTCTCGCAGGCAACGGCGTACAGGGCAGTGCAGCGGCTGGAAGCGGCCGGCGTCCTTACTCCCGCCGGGAAAGTGCGAGGCATCAGCGTATGGCTTGCACGGGACATCATCGACGCGCTGGACGACTTCGCGGCACGAGCCGGCCGCCGCGTGCGTCACTGA
- a CDS encoding 5-oxoprolinase subunit PxpA produces the protein MDLNADLGESFGSWTMGDDASMFRIVSSANVACGFHAGDPLTMLDSCRAAFELDVRVGAHVGYRDLAGFGRRSLDMTFDELFGDVLYQLGALDGMAHAVGASVDYVKPHGALYNRIVHDPDQAEAVVAAVHAYDPGLPVLGLPGSAWLKLAEESGHPVFREAFVDRAYLPDGTLVPRPEEGAVLHDPAAVVAQAVRLATRKEVVAVDGTVVPVSADSLCIHGDTPGAVNMAAAVRAGLEEAGVEIDAFA, from the coding sequence GTGGACCTCAACGCTGATCTGGGGGAGTCGTTCGGCTCCTGGACCATGGGCGACGACGCCTCGATGTTCCGCATCGTGAGCAGCGCCAACGTGGCCTGCGGCTTCCACGCAGGAGACCCCCTGACCATGCTGGACAGCTGCCGTGCCGCGTTCGAACTGGACGTTCGCGTCGGAGCGCACGTAGGTTACCGGGACCTTGCCGGCTTCGGCCGGCGCTCATTGGACATGACGTTCGACGAACTGTTCGGCGATGTCCTGTACCAACTCGGCGCCCTGGACGGCATGGCCCACGCCGTGGGAGCGTCCGTGGATTACGTCAAACCGCACGGTGCCCTGTACAACAGGATCGTCCACGACCCGGACCAGGCCGAGGCCGTGGTTGCCGCCGTCCATGCCTACGATCCCGGGCTGCCGGTGTTGGGGTTGCCGGGCTCGGCGTGGCTGAAACTGGCCGAGGAATCCGGACACCCCGTATTCAGGGAAGCATTCGTGGACAGGGCGTACCTTCCTGACGGCACACTGGTCCCGCGACCCGAGGAAGGCGCCGTGCTGCACGATCCCGCCGCAGTGGTCGCCCAGGCTGTTCGCCTCGCGACCCGTAAGGAAGTGGTCGCCGTGGACGGAACAGTTGTCCCGGTCAGCGCCGATTCCCTCTGCATCCATGGCGATACTCCGGGAGCTGTGAACATGGCCGCGGCCGTTCGCGCAGGCTTGGAGGAGGCGGGGGTGGAGATTGATGCGTTCGCCTAG
- a CDS encoding DUF445 family protein, giving the protein MQVNSEQIPAEDVTNHAQPAQAAASGATQPGSAGVGRAVGDEEKAAALRRMKRLALALLIGMAIVFMVAFAFQKQYLWLEYVRAAAEGGMVGALADWFAVTALFKYPMGLKIPHTAIIPRRKDQIGESLSEFVESNFLSQEVVQDKLASIDIARKAGRWLSEPGGAERVAKDGGAMIRGAFTVLNDDDVQAVIEGMVRKHLLTPPWGPPVGRMAERIFADGHHHKLVDLLVDRAADWMDANHATVNRLVSDRSPVWVPTFVDGLVSDKVYVELLKFVRAVQSDQNHQVRKSIDAYLTDLAQDLQHDPAMIERAETIKAQILGDPEVRELASRTWGTVKNALLTAVDDPDSELSQRFKGAVRDFGSRLVNDAELAGKVNAWIGDAAGYLVNTYRSDIAGVISDTVARWDAEETSQKIELQVGKDLQYIRINGTVVGALAGLAIFTVAHLLFG; this is encoded by the coding sequence ATGCAGGTGAACTCTGAACAAATCCCAGCCGAAGACGTCACCAACCACGCCCAACCAGCCCAAGCGGCAGCTTCCGGAGCTACCCAACCCGGGTCCGCCGGCGTCGGGCGTGCTGTGGGAGACGAGGAAAAGGCGGCGGCTCTGCGCCGCATGAAACGCCTGGCGTTGGCCCTATTGATAGGCATGGCCATTGTGTTCATGGTGGCCTTCGCTTTCCAGAAGCAGTACCTGTGGCTTGAGTATGTCAGGGCTGCGGCCGAGGGTGGCATGGTGGGTGCGTTGGCCGACTGGTTCGCTGTGACGGCACTGTTCAAGTACCCCATGGGCTTGAAGATTCCGCATACAGCCATCATTCCGCGCCGCAAAGACCAGATCGGCGAATCGCTGAGTGAATTTGTGGAGAGCAACTTCCTGTCCCAGGAGGTTGTGCAGGACAAGTTGGCGAGCATTGATATTGCCCGCAAGGCCGGCCGTTGGCTATCCGAACCGGGAGGCGCCGAACGGGTGGCCAAGGATGGCGGCGCGATGATCCGCGGCGCGTTCACCGTGCTGAATGACGACGACGTGCAGGCAGTGATCGAGGGCATGGTCCGCAAGCACCTGCTCACCCCGCCGTGGGGACCGCCCGTGGGACGGATGGCGGAGCGGATCTTCGCTGACGGCCATCACCACAAGCTGGTGGACCTGTTGGTTGATCGTGCGGCCGATTGGATGGACGCCAACCACGCAACGGTAAACAGGCTGGTTTCGGACCGCTCGCCCGTGTGGGTGCCGACATTCGTGGATGGATTGGTGAGCGACAAGGTCTACGTCGAACTGCTGAAGTTCGTACGGGCAGTACAAAGCGACCAGAATCATCAGGTACGGAAATCGATCGATGCCTACCTGACGGACCTGGCCCAGGACCTGCAGCATGATCCGGCCATGATCGAGCGCGCCGAAACCATCAAGGCCCAGATCCTGGGCGATCCGGAAGTGCGGGAACTGGCATCCCGCACATGGGGAACGGTCAAGAACGCGCTGCTCACCGCCGTCGACGATCCCGACAGTGAACTCAGCCAGCGTTTCAAGGGCGCCGTCCGCGACTTCGGTTCACGGTTGGTCAACGACGCCGAACTGGCCGGCAAGGTCAACGCCTGGATTGGCGACGCCGCGGGCTACCTGGTCAACACTTACCGCTCGGACATTGCAGGCGTCATCTCGGACACCGTTGCGCGCTGGGATGCCGAGGAAACCTCGCAGAAGATCGAGCTGCAGGTGGGCAAGGACCTCCAGTACATCCGCATCAACGGAACCGTTGTGGGTGCCCTGGCCGGGCTCGCGATTTTCACGGTGGCGCACCTGCTGTTTGGCTAG
- a CDS encoding biotin-dependent carboxyltransferase family protein produces MGAVAVDPGPLTLALAPEQVLDRASLHLANALLGNPESAGGLEILLGGLRLRFVTASALAVTGAEGLVKLNGSELPFNKAVRVSPGAVLEFGPALFGIRYYLAVQGGIDPRSEPLRAGGTLTFGRSHGHNIPVENHAARRAPDPERPVVARVERGPQAHNYDVGTWLRLTSEPWVLSPESDRVGARLVGRPLELAGATEPARTPAPQPQPLLSGSVLLPPSGFPVIALAGHRATSGSPVIAVVRDEDLDLLGQARPGQMVHLLG; encoded by the coding sequence ATGGGTGCCGTCGCAGTTGATCCAGGCCCCTTGACCCTGGCCCTTGCACCTGAGCAGGTTTTGGACCGTGCTTCCCTGCACCTCGCCAATGCGCTGCTGGGAAACCCTGAATCTGCGGGCGGCCTCGAGATACTTTTGGGTGGCCTGCGTCTCCGTTTTGTCACGGCCTCGGCCCTGGCTGTCACCGGCGCAGAAGGCCTGGTCAAGCTCAACGGCTCCGAACTCCCTTTCAACAAAGCCGTTCGCGTCAGCCCCGGAGCGGTGCTGGAGTTTGGGCCGGCGCTCTTCGGGATCCGGTATTACCTGGCGGTTCAGGGAGGCATTGATCCTCGGTCGGAGCCCCTGCGCGCTGGCGGCACACTGACGTTCGGACGCTCCCACGGCCACAATATCCCGGTGGAGAACCACGCTGCGCGCCGCGCCCCGGACCCCGAACGTCCGGTGGTCGCCAGGGTGGAACGCGGTCCGCAAGCCCACAATTACGACGTCGGCACTTGGCTTCGGCTGACCAGCGAACCGTGGGTCCTCTCACCGGAATCGGACCGAGTCGGTGCCCGGCTTGTCGGTAGGCCGCTTGAGCTGGCTGGTGCGACTGAGCCGGCCCGGACTCCAGCACCCCAGCCCCAACCGTTGCTGTCGGGCTCGGTCCTTTTGCCGCCGTCGGGCTTTCCTGTCATTGCGCTAGCCGGCCACCGGGCGACGAGCGGGTCCCCAGTGATCGCAGTTGTTCGCGACGAAGACCTGGACCTGCTGGGGCAAGCGCGTCCGGGACAGATGGTTCATTTGCTGGGGTGA
- a CDS encoding GNAT family N-acetyltransferase — translation MDFTVRPAVVDDAEAMTRMHIQSWRESYGHLLPPGFFAKQEAALPDRIERYRASIAAGHPRMLAHDPDGELVGIAASGPGRDEDSPCDVELFMLYTLQRIHGRGVGQALLNALLGDGPAYLWVLDDNPRAQAFYRRNGFVPDGKRQLCDPSWYSLPEHRMVRPGVRL, via the coding sequence ATGGATTTCACAGTTCGCCCGGCAGTGGTTGACGACGCCGAAGCCATGACCCGCATGCACATCCAGTCCTGGCGGGAGAGTTATGGGCACCTGCTGCCGCCGGGATTTTTCGCGAAGCAGGAAGCTGCCCTGCCCGACAGGATCGAGAGGTACAGGGCGTCGATCGCGGCAGGTCATCCAAGGATGCTGGCCCATGATCCTGATGGTGAATTGGTAGGAATTGCGGCTTCAGGACCGGGAAGGGACGAGGACAGCCCCTGCGACGTGGAGCTGTTCATGCTCTACACCCTCCAACGGATTCACGGCCGCGGTGTGGGCCAGGCGCTGTTAAATGCGCTCCTGGGTGATGGTCCGGCATATCTGTGGGTCCTCGACGATAATCCGCGGGCCCAGGCCTTCTACCGCCGCAACGGCTTCGTGCCCGACGGCAAGCGGCAGCTTTGCGACCCGTCATGGTACTCGCTGCCCGAACACCGGATGGTGCGTCCCGGCGTAAGGCTTTAA
- a CDS encoding DUF305 domain-containing protein → MNTRKFLPIAATTVAAAIALAGCASGGSGSSGTSMPGMDHGTSSSPAAASDKNVASDHNAADVMFAQIMIPHHAQAVEMSEMILKKQDIPAEVTSLATRIKAAQGPEIEKMTGWLTGWGVSPQMSSGHSMDGMMGADDMAKLEAAQGLEAAKLFLTQMITHHEGAVTMAKAESKDGKNAQALQLSKDIVSSQEAEIQEMKNLLTSL, encoded by the coding sequence ATGAACACCAGGAAATTTCTGCCCATAGCCGCCACCACCGTCGCCGCGGCAATTGCACTTGCCGGATGCGCCAGCGGAGGCTCCGGCTCCTCCGGCACGTCCATGCCCGGGATGGATCATGGCACCTCGTCGAGCCCGGCCGCGGCATCAGACAAGAACGTCGCGTCGGACCATAACGCCGCGGATGTCATGTTCGCCCAGATAATGATTCCCCACCACGCCCAGGCGGTGGAGATGAGCGAAATGATCCTGAAGAAACAGGACATTCCCGCTGAGGTCACTTCATTGGCTACCCGGATCAAAGCCGCGCAGGGTCCGGAAATCGAGAAGATGACCGGCTGGCTGACGGGCTGGGGCGTGTCACCCCAAATGTCCTCGGGGCACAGCATGGACGGCATGATGGGCGCTGACGACATGGCGAAACTCGAGGCGGCCCAAGGCCTTGAAGCAGCGAAGCTCTTCCTGACACAAATGATCACCCACCATGAGGGTGCCGTGACAATGGCCAAGGCTGAGAGCAAGGACGGCAAGAACGCCCAGGCCCTGCAGCTCAGCAAGGACATCGTGAGCAGCCAGGAAGCGGAGATTCAGGAAATGAAGAACCTGCTGACCAGCCTCTAG
- a CDS encoding AzlC family ABC transporter permease produces the protein MSGGSAVPPKLRESPAFKIALSLSIATGLYGVSFGALSVASGFDFWQTMVLSLLLFSGGSQFAFIGVVAGGGSGVAAMTASALLGLRNGIYGMQINAMLRPRGWRRYISAHLTIDESTATASGQSELDEQRRGFWTAGIGIFILWNIFTAIGALAGDAMGDPKQWGLDGAAVAAFLALLWPRLKGREPWAIAAACALATILAVPFVPSGVPILVAALVAGVIGWFSHARMDEGLEPDVDPYAEKRKQGQRDHHTGIRGNE, from the coding sequence ATGAGCGGAGGCTCAGCCGTTCCCCCGAAACTCAGGGAGTCGCCAGCTTTCAAGATTGCCTTGTCGCTGAGCATTGCCACAGGACTCTATGGGGTGTCCTTTGGCGCCCTTTCAGTGGCATCCGGCTTCGATTTTTGGCAAACAATGGTGCTAAGCCTCTTGCTGTTCAGTGGGGGCTCGCAATTCGCATTCATCGGCGTGGTGGCCGGTGGTGGATCCGGCGTAGCAGCCATGACAGCCAGCGCTTTGCTCGGGCTGCGCAACGGCATTTATGGCATGCAGATCAACGCCATGCTGCGTCCACGTGGATGGCGGCGCTACATCTCAGCACACCTAACCATTGACGAGTCAACAGCAACGGCGTCCGGCCAGTCGGAGCTCGACGAACAACGCCGCGGTTTTTGGACTGCCGGCATCGGAATATTCATTCTCTGGAATATCTTCACTGCCATTGGCGCGCTGGCCGGCGATGCCATGGGCGATCCCAAGCAGTGGGGGTTGGACGGTGCAGCGGTTGCTGCGTTCCTGGCATTGCTGTGGCCGCGTCTGAAGGGACGCGAACCCTGGGCCATCGCCGCGGCGTGTGCACTTGCGACGATTCTCGCCGTGCCGTTTGTTCCCTCCGGAGTTCCCATCCTGGTGGCTGCGCTGGTGGCTGGTGTGATCGGTTGGTTCAGCCATGCACGCATGGATGAAGGACTTGAGCCGGACGTAGACCCGTACGCAGAAAAGCGTAAGCAAGGGCAAAGAGATCATCACACTGGCATCAGGGGGAACGAATGA
- a CDS encoding TetR/AcrR family transcriptional regulator, with product MEQPSERKPLRADAARNVDKIITAARQCFREHGPEVPLQTIAATAGVGPATLFRNFSDKEQLVLAALSRQLRQHVDPVADASLEGMDAAEGLIKVIDAVMQVASEDANLLDAVAGRRGLLMGITGGLIGSMATLLERGQGQGSLRRDITIEDMVRLLAMLIGAVDTMEPGSEAWKRPVALIEDAIRTERPSRPLPEQSPIPGVTLTDEVL from the coding sequence ATGGAACAGCCCTCCGAACGCAAGCCCCTCAGGGCAGACGCGGCACGAAATGTGGACAAAATCATCACCGCAGCCCGGCAGTGCTTCCGGGAACATGGCCCCGAAGTTCCCCTGCAAACCATCGCCGCCACGGCAGGAGTGGGTCCGGCTACGCTGTTCCGCAACTTCTCGGACAAAGAGCAATTAGTACTTGCGGCCTTGTCCCGCCAACTCCGCCAGCACGTGGATCCTGTTGCTGACGCATCCCTCGAAGGCATGGATGCCGCCGAGGGCCTCATCAAGGTCATCGACGCCGTCATGCAAGTGGCGAGCGAAGACGCCAACCTGCTTGACGCCGTCGCAGGCCGACGCGGACTCCTCATGGGTATCACCGGCGGCCTCATCGGCTCCATGGCGACGCTCTTGGAGCGCGGCCAAGGCCAGGGTTCACTGCGGCGCGACATCACCATCGAGGACATGGTCCGGCTCCTGGCCATGCTGATAGGCGCCGTGGACACCATGGAACCCGGTTCCGAAGCCTGGAAGCGTCCTGTAGCACTCATTGAAGACGCCATCCGGACCGAACGTCCGTCGCGCCCGCTCCCGGAACAATCACCCATCCCCGGCGTTACGCTCACGGACGAGGTTCTGTAG